GTGCGGTGGGATTGGGGGTTGGCCGACAGGGCGAGGTGCACACCGGTGACGTCGTGACCGGCCTCGGCGATCCGAGCGGCGGCCACGGCTGAGTCGACGCCGCCCGACATGGCGGCAAGCACACGCAGTCCCATGACCGTTCCAGAGTACTGTCCGATGGAGGGTGCGCTTCGCGCGGTGCCCCGGTGCGCTCCCCGCGCTCTTCTGGCGCGCTCTTCTGGAAGGATGCACGGCTATGCGACTGTTCGGCCGCAAGGGCGACGTGGAAGACGACGGCATCGCCGCGTTCTGGGCGTGGTGGGAGGGCGCGAGGCCCCGGATCGACGCCCTGGTGGCGGCGGGCGACGCCGGCGGGCTGGCCGCCGAGCTGGGCCCGATGGTGCGCGCCGTCCATCCGGACCTGGTCTGGGAGCTCGCGCCGGGCAAGGAGGCGGCGCACGCGCTGGTCGTGACGGCCGCGGGCGACGCCGAGCTGCGCCCGCTGGCCCACCGCTGGGCCAGGGCGGCGCCCACGGGCGACCTGCTGTGGGAGTTCCATCCGTCCCGCCAGGCCAGTTCCCGGGCGCAGGAGCTGACGTTCGAGGTGGGCGGCGTCGAGGTGTCGGTGGGCAAGCTGGTGCTCGGGCTGCGTGCCCCGCTGGGCGCCGCGCGGGTGGACGTGGCCGCCCACCACCCGATCTTCGGCGAGCTGGACGAGGACGACCGGATGGAGGCGGCGCTGCTCGCCCTCGACCGGGTGCTGGGCGAGGACGAGGTGGCCCGCTGGGTGGGCGAGATCACGGCGGTCACGCACCAGCCGATCGACGCCGTGGCGGCCGTGCACCTGCCGGCCGTGGTCGCCGACCTGGCCTCCGGCTACGAGGAGGAGCAGTGGGCGCTGCTGGAGGGGCAGACCGCCTCGGGCGCGCCGCTGGTGGCCACCGCCCGCCATCCGCTGCGGCCGGTCGACTTCCCGCTGTTCGACCAGCACGTCATGGTCACCTTGCCGTACGCGCACCGCGACGACACCGGGCTGCCCGCCGGGGAGTCGGTGGAGGCGCTGAGCGCGTTCGACGAGCGGCTGGCCGGGCTGCTGGCCGAGCCGGCCGCCGCGGCCGTGCTGGCCGTGCACCTGAGCGCGGAGGGGCATCGGATCGTCCACGTGTACGCCGACCCGGACGGTGACGCGGCCGACCGGCTGCGTGAGCTCGCGGCGGGCTGGCCGGAGGGCAGGGCGCGCGTCGACGTCACGGGCGACCCGGCGTGGAGCGCGGTCGTCCCCTTCGTGACCTGACCCGGCGTCACCTGACCCCGCGCGGGCCCGGCGGACGGGCCCGGCGGTCAGCTCAGGCCGGCCCGGCGGGCCCGCTCGACCGCGGCGGGCAGCACCTCGACGAGGCGGTCGACGTCG
This Nonomuraea muscovyensis DNA region includes the following protein-coding sequences:
- a CDS encoding DUF695 domain-containing protein, producing MRLFGRKGDVEDDGIAAFWAWWEGARPRIDALVAAGDAGGLAAELGPMVRAVHPDLVWELAPGKEAAHALVVTAAGDAELRPLAHRWARAAPTGDLLWEFHPSRQASSRAQELTFEVGGVEVSVGKLVLGLRAPLGAARVDVAAHHPIFGELDEDDRMEAALLALDRVLGEDEVARWVGEITAVTHQPIDAVAAVHLPAVVADLASGYEEEQWALLEGQTASGAPLVATARHPLRPVDFPLFDQHVMVTLPYAHRDDTGLPAGESVEALSAFDERLAGLLAEPAAAAVLAVHLSAEGHRIVHVYADPDGDAADRLRELAAGWPEGRARVDVTGDPAWSAVVPFVT